A stretch of the Dioscorea cayenensis subsp. rotundata cultivar TDr96_F1 chromosome 4, TDr96_F1_v2_PseudoChromosome.rev07_lg8_w22 25.fasta, whole genome shotgun sequence genome encodes the following:
- the LOC120259084 gene encoding LOW QUALITY PROTEIN: uncharacterized protein LOC120259084 (The sequence of the model RefSeq protein was modified relative to this genomic sequence to represent the inferred CDS: deleted 3 bases in 3 codons) yields MGILDASLLVLVVASAAIIAGSSSGDGEMVYEKLGIDGGNLTPWTKGLLKFTPDVAPGPRAMAPDSRFPLVLAEKRTKRPDILHRFRMYRDGWDITNKHYWASVGFTGAFGFILALVWFVLFGLAFGAHQCCGWQKGVKGKDSFFSRSLCLIFLLVFTCVASTGCILLSVGQDEFHDEVFHTLHFVVNQSDFTIQILRNVTDYLSLAKSIYVDQFSLPSNVQNKIDNLNTDLNDAAETLSEKTTENSIKIKRVFNHVRAALIVVAAVMLVLSILGFALSILGHKHAIYIFILSGWLLVAVTFILCGIFVILNNAIGDTCTAMNEWADNPQAETALSNILPCVDERTTNQTLYQSKEVINQVVNVVNTAISSAANSNKWPGEPSYYNQSGPLMPYLCAPYDSNHQSQSCGLQEVSFMNASSVWLKYECRVSESGICIDVGRITPDMYRQLVVAVNVSYALDHYAPLLLSFQDCNFVRETFTSITTQYCPKLEYNLRTVNAGLVLISIGVMLCLVLWIFYANRPRREEVFVDRSEVKV; encoded by the exons ATGGGGATCCTCGATGCGTCTTTGTTGGTTCTTGTGGTGGCTTCCGCCGCCATCATCGCCGGGAGTTCTTCCGGTGATGGAGAGATGGTTTACGAGAAGTTAGGGATAG ATGGTGGGAATTTGACGCCATGGACGAAGGGGCTTCTCAAGTTTACTCCAGATGTGGCACCGGGGCCGAGAGCGATGGCTCCCGACTCAAGATTCCCTTTGGTTTTGGCTGAGAAGAGGACGAAGAGGCCTGATATACTGCACCGTTTCAGGATGTACAGAGATGGATGGGACATCACTAACAAGCACTATTGGGCT TCTGTTGGGTTTACTGGTGCGTTTGGATTTATTCTCGCACTGGTGTGGTTTGTGCTCTTTGGATTGGCATTCGGTGCACATCAATGCTGCGGATGGCAGAAGGGCGTTAAAGGCAAAGATTCATTTTTCTCAAGGAGTCTTTGTCTTATATTTTTGCTGGTTTTCACCTGTGTTGCTTC GACTGGGTGTATTCTTCTTTCAGTTGGACAGGATGAATTTCATGATGAAGTTTTTCACACCCTACATTTTGTTGTCAATCAATCAGATTTCACCATTCAAATTCTGAGGAATGTCACTGATTATCTATCTCTTGCGAAAAGC ATCTATGTGGACCAGTTCTCATTGCCATCTAATgttcaaaacaaaattgacaattTGAACACAGATTTGAATGATGCAGCTGAAACACTATCAGAGAAAACAACTGAAAACTCTATAAAAATCAAGCGAGTTTTCAATCATGT gAGGGCTGCTTTAATCGTGGTGGCAGCAGTAATGCTCGTGTTGTCAATTCTTGGCTTTG CACTTTCTATCCTTGGACATAAGCATGCAATCTACAT ATTTATTCTGAGTGGGTGGTTGCTTGTGGCTGTAACTTTCATTCTCTGTGGAATTTTTGTCATTCTTAACAA TGCCATAGGAGATACTTGTACCGCTATGAATGAATGGGCTGACAACCCTCAGGCAGAGACAGCTCTTAGCAATATCCTTCCCTGTGTCGACGAACGGACAACAAATCAAACACTT TATCAGAGCAAGGAAGTAATCAATCAGGTGGTAAATGTAGTCAACACAGCTATATCTTCTGCTGCAAACTCCAACAAGTGGCCGGGTGAACCCTCTTATTACAATCAGTCCGGTCCTCTCATGCCGTATCTCTGTGCTCCTTATGATTCCAATCACCAGAGTCAATCATGCGGTCTGCAAGAGGTGTCATTTATGAATGCTTCATCT GTGTGGCTGAAGTACGAATGTAGAGTCTCAGAGTCTGGGATATGCATCGACGTCGGGAGGATTACTCCCGATATGTACAGGCAACTGGTGGTTGCTGTTAATGTGAGTTATGCTCTAGATCACTACGCTCCGCTGCTGTTGAGCTTT CAGGATTGCAATTTTGTTCGGGAAACTTTCACGTCCATCACAACTCAATACTGTCCAAAACTAGAGTACAATCTTCGGACGGTAAATGCAGGACTGGTTCTCATATCGATCGGTGTGATGCTTTGCCTTGTACTATGGATATTCTATGCAAACCGCCCCCGAAGGGAGGAGGTGTTTGTAGATCGATCCGAAGTGAAGGTGTAA
- the LOC120258086 gene encoding uncharacterized protein LOC120258086 has product MPLSDSESEFNHQKKKKDKDKNGDEGFSTGKLVECRICQDEDEDSNMETPCSCCGSLKYAHRKCVQRWCNEKGDTVCEICLQQFKPGYTAPPQLFHYGGIPMNFRGNWEVSRRDINNHRFITMVPTARDLVDSDDDDYSVSSTRNMMYCRTVAIVFMVLLVLRHTLPIILTGVEQYSLTLFTLLLLRTAGIVLPLYVMLKAVTTFHRRRIQQAAQEPAIPASNEATTRAQASQTMPTEMHMIHVH; this is encoded by the exons ATGCCTTTGTCGGACTCTGAGTCTGAGTTTAAtcatcagaagaagaagaaggacaaAGATAAGAATGGAGATGAAGGCTTTTCCACTGGCAAATTGGTCGAGTGCCGAATATGCCAGGATGAAGATGAGGACTCTAACATGGAGACCCCATGCTCTTGCTGTGGCAGCTTGAAG TATGCTCATCGTAAATGTGTTCAAAGGTGGTGTAATGAGAAAGGGGACACAGTGTGTGAGATATGCCTTCAG CAATTCAAGCCTGGTTATACAGCTCCTCCCCAGTTGTTTCACTATGGAGGTATTCCAATGAACTTCAG GGGAAATTGGGAGGTGTCTCGGCGTGATATCAACAATCATCGATTTATAACAATGGTTCCAACTGCTCGTGATCTTGTTGATTCTGACGATGATGACTATTCAGTTTCATCCACTAGAAACATGATGTACTGTCGAACCGTGGCAATAGTT TTCATGGTTCTCTTGGTTCTCCGTCATACTCTTCCAATAATTCTCACCGGAGTCGAGCAGTACTCCTTGACTCTATTCACT TTACTGCTTCTGAGGACCGCCGGCATTGTCCTTCCTCTGTATGTAATGCTCAAAGCAGTGACAACATTTCATCGTCGGCGCATCCAGCAG GCAGCACAAGAACCAGCAATTCCCGCGTCCAACGAAGCGACAACACGGGCACAAGCATCGCAAACAATGCCGACTGAAATGCACATGATTCATGTTCACTAA